One region of Oryza sativa Japonica Group chromosome 5, ASM3414082v1 genomic DNA includes:
- the LOC107275750 gene encoding benzyl alcohol O-benzoyltransferase, whose amino-acid sequence MARTMSSVRRGAAELVAPARATPHEFKPLSDIDDQEGLRFYRSGLFLYRRRAAMDGVDPAAVLRAALAEALVHYYPLAGRIVEASPGRKLLVECTGEGAVFVAAESGVAMDELGEVTGPPVPRHEELLCAADGAYADGGVVGRPLLYFQVTRMRCGGFVWGLQICHCLADAAGVAQFMTAVGEFARGVPGAPTVKPVWARELLSARRPPLPRDVAAPRHPEYEAVPDAGRDKVSHSDALVHRPFFFGRREIAALRALAPPSLASRSSRFDLIAAFTWRCRANALQYDAADAVRVQFVVNARGGGRGRRSNAPPLLPDGYYGNAFAFAVAESPAGELRRRPFAHALRLVVDAKARAMEEGHLQSVADLMAARGRPRFAVARTYVVSDLTRSGLDGVDVGWGAPAYGGPATATLATFHVAGRRSGDGEEGVEVPIRLPAPAMERMVVEVARELGGVDAHTEACLAARL is encoded by the coding sequence ATGGCGAGGACGATGTCGTCGGtgcgccgcggcgcggcggagctggtggcgccggcgagggcgacgcCGCACGAGTTCAAGCCGCTGTCGGACATCGACGACCAGGAGGGCCTCCGGTTCTACCGCTCGGGCCTCTTCCTGtaccggcggcgcgccgccatggacggcgtcgaccccgccgccgtgctccgcgcCGCGCTCGCGGAGGCGCTCGTCCACTACTACCCGCTCGCCGGCCGCATCGTGGAGGCGAGCCCCGGGAGGAAGCTGCTCGTCGAGTGCACCGGCGAGGGCGCGGTGTTCGTCGCGGCGGAGTCCGGGGTGGCGATGGATGAGCTCGGGGAGGTGACCggcccgcccgtgccgcgccacGAGGAGCTCCTgtgcgccgccgacggcgcgtacgccgacggcggcgtcgtggggcggCCGCTGCTCTACTTCCAGGTCACGCGCATGCGGTGCGGCGGCTTCGTGTGGGGGCTCCAGATCTGCCActgcctcgccgacgccgccggcgtcgcgcaGTTCATGACGGCGGTGGGGGAGTTCGCGCGCGGGGTGCCCGGCGCGCCGACGGTGAAGCCGGTGTGGGCGAGGGAGCTCCTCtccgcgcgccggccgcctctgccgcgcgacgtcgccgcgccacgccacccGGAGTACGAGGCGGTGCCGGACGCCGGCAGGGACAAGGTCTCCCACTCCGACGCGCTCGTCCACCGTCCCTTCTTCTTCGGCCGCCGCGAGATCGCCGCGCTGCGcgcgctcgcgccgccgtcgctggccTCCCGGAGCTCGCGGTTCGACCTCATCGCCGCCTTCACGTGGCGGTGCCGCGCCAACGCGCTCCAAtacgacgccgccgacgcggtgCGCGTCCAGTTCGTCGTGaacgcccgcggcggcggccgcgggcgccgcAGCAACGCCCCGCCGCTTCTCCCCGACGGCTACTACGGCAACGCGTtcgcgttcgccgtcgccgagtcGCCGGCGGGGGAGCTCCGCCGGCGCCCGTTCGCGCACGCGCTCCGCCTCGTGGTGGACGCCAAGGCGCGCGCCATGGAGGAGGGCCACCTCCAGTCGGTGGCCGACCtgatggcggcgcgcgggcggccgCGGTTCGCCGTGGCACGCACCTACGTGGTGTCGGACCTCACGCGGTCGGGGCTCGACGGCGTGGACGTCGGGTGGGGCGCGCCGGCGTACGGcgggccggcgacggcgacgctggCGACGTTCCACGTcgccgggaggaggagcggggacggcgaggagggcgtCGAGGTGCCTATTcggctgccggcgccggcgatggagaggatggtggtggaggtggcgaGAGAGCTCGGTGGCGTCGATGCACATACTGAAGCGTGCTTAGCTGCAAGGCTCTAG